CATTATGAATTTGTGCTGCTGTTAGTTTCATGCTGAACTTTAGTATTGAGAGAATTTGGAGGTGTTTATCATCAGAAAGATGACAAATCTTTTTATTCTGATTGACAGGTTCAGTGCACTGCTTTGATGTGATCAGTTATCCTGGAGGTCGTGTCATAATTTACTTCATAAATCCACCAATCAAGTCATCTGTGCATTTTTGCAAATTTATAGCAAACACCGAGTGTAAAGATTTGCTAACAGCTCAGATCTCAGAGTTAAACAACCTGATTCATAAGGACAGAATTGCTCTGTTTTACACTGGAGGAATAATTACACTGATTTACATAAACCTGAGTTTACAGGATACTGGAATGTATCAGTTTGGAGACTTGAACTGGAATCACAACATTAACCTGACAGTGAACAGTGGTGAGGAAATTTTATGTGTTTTAATACTTAAACTTGATCATTATAGAGGATGTAAACAGCAGGTTCTTAATACCAACAGCTGTGTGTTAAAATGGAGAGTCTTGATTTGTttgaacagaaatataaatcagGTGAAGTGGAATAATGTAGTTGTGATAATGTACGaatgtaataatgaaataatgtgaTTGACAGATCCATGTTGTAGTGGGACAAAAGCAGTCACAGGTCATTTGGGACAGAATCTGATGATCAGCTGCTTCTATCCAGTAGAGTTTGAAACAAACCCCAAGTCCTTCTACAGACTAGATGGTTTCAGTGGATCTGAACTGATCCGTACCAGTGGAACAGAACAACACCAGGACGGCAGGTTCTCCATTTCTGATGACAGGAAGAATAAAGTTGTCAGTGTGAACATCACTAATTTGAGAAAAGATGATGGAGGACTTTATTCCTGTGCAGTTACTGAAGACATGCGTTTATTCAGTTATCAGTCGTTCTTCACAGTAATTCAGCTCCAAGTTACTGGTGAGATTTATTTTACTACCATATTACagagaattattaaaaaacaccTCAGTTAAAAATAGTTTCTCTAAGTGGTACAATGAGTCTTACTGCTGCTTATCATCTGTTATTTACTGACAATACTGTATACAATCAACAACAACGTGTCTTTATGTCAGTCGACAGTTTGAACCCACAAAGTTCAGAACAATCCACAGTCAGAGTTATGACTtatctgtgttttctttgtgttattaatatatGAACATGGGATTACTTTCTGGTTCCTGTAAACAGAAGTAACAAAAGACCCAACAGAGAATCCAGATGTCACATCAGACACATCTGAGTCTGGTAagatattaaatacacacatttatggtCTGTTCTCTTTGTCACTAGGTCCTAGCTATGCTAACCCACTTAATTGCTAGGTGTTGGTTATGCTCAGCCATTTAGTTGCTAGAACCTGAGCTTGTAAGAActtcacaatacacacatttgtgGTCTGTTCTCTTTGTCACCAGATGATAGCTACGACAAGCCACTGTTAGGGTGTTGCTAAAATGTAGCTTTGTTGTTAAGTGGTTACTATACACCCATTTGTTTGCTAAATGCTAAGCTAACCCAGTTGGTTGCTGGAACGTTGTTTGGCAGGTATTCCAGATGGTTGTAAGTGTATTGTAAGGAAGTGGTTGCGCTGAGAAGCCATTTAGTTATGCTAGTGTGTCTTTAAGTAGTTCCTACGGTATTCTAGGTGGTTGTTAGTGTGTTAGGTTGTTGCTGTGCAACTAAAAACTATGCTAGAAATCGACTAAAGTAGCTTTCACTATTTGTAAGTTTTTCAAGCCTGGACAAGGGTGAAATTAATGACACACAGATGAAGGTACCTCTTCCACCTGAGGCCTATTTTTGAGCCGCTTTTTTGAAAACAACatcctttttttaatgagtATATCTTAAAAACTACAAGGTGTAATTGAATAATTCTGGTTCTGAAATAAAGGTAtcatgagatgtgtgtgtgtgtgtgtgtgtgtgtgtgtgtgtgtgtgtgtgtgtgtgtgtgtgtgtgtgtgtgtgtgtgtgtgtgtgtataagaaaaGAGAACTGTGGgtttaaaaattaaacttgtttttaaattctgtaGATAACTGCGTGACTGAATTTAAAGGTCCAGGAAATTTAAATGGCATTTATAAGTTATACATTTCTGCAGCACTACCGTTGtctgttattaaaaaagatttttacttATTATCACTTTCTACTTAGTCATAGTTCCTTTAAAGTTATGTTGAACATCAGGGAACTGCAGAACCATAAGAATTATTTTCTCCTCAGCACTACAGAGAATCTTTCTGCCTCTAGTAATATTTCAGATTTCAAATGACAAACTGGATCaatgttaaatttaaataaattagataGAAGCTGAATGTAAAATCTTTTAATACAGCAGTTTTCTCTCAACAGCAACACAACGTAGGTAAAACTCTTCAGGTTAACCTGCTCCATCACTGATTATATGATGGTTTAACTcatctgtgtaaaaatgtatgaaCTATCTGACGTTTGTAATGATGACATTATTCAGCTGTTTTAATGTGAATATTCACCATAATGTTATCAGGAGGATCcacattcatcatcatcatcatcatcatcatcactgtgtgtgtctttgtgactCTGCTGCTGATTGGAGGATTTGTACTCGGCTACAAGttgagacacaaaacacaaggtACTGAACAAACATGAAACACCAGCATGCTAAAACACTTCTCTGCCTAGGATTTCATTATAAAATCCCTGTACGGCTGGcgctttatttgtttttgcagaTTCTGCCCCTTTAAGCCagagaacagaaacaaataacacgGTGAGTGAAAATGAAGCTGTAATAATAAGGATAAAGGGAAAATTCAGTAAAACTCAGAATACTTCCACAACTGTACTGCTCTTTGTTACATCACTGCCCGTGCTGACTGCCAAAAACGTACGAAATTTGTGACTAATGTTTGTTGATTCATGATCACAATGTGTGTCATTATCCCTTATTAGATGTGTCTAATGATTTTAATTCAAAATGCCAGTGTCtcacttcatttttttcctattatctgttcatctctgtttatttcagGCTGCTGATTATGAAAACGATCTACTTCAGATTCAGAACAATATGATGTCTCCGGTCTACCAAAGCCTAATTCCCAATacaaaccaatcagattcagtctaCCAAAGCCTAACTGCAAGCACTAACCAATCAGGTTCAGTCTACCAAAGCCTAACTCCAAGCACTAACCAATCAGGTTCAGTCTACCAAAGCCTAACTCCAAGCACTAACCAATCAGGTTCAGTCTATCAGAGTTTAGAGGGTAACACAACCAATAAGATTCAGTCTCCCAGATTCTAGACGTCAACACCAACTAACGCCAATCAGTCAGATTCATTTTTCTGGAGCTTAACTCTCAAAACCATGTTAAATGAAAGCAATGTAAAACTTTGTATCCTGTTATCATCTAAACCTGTAAATGCATTCTGCACTTGTCCAGACACTGggatgtgattttatttttttctaatcttgtgtatttattctcaacaatgtttttttttctatctaaaCTTGGCATTGTGTACATATTCTGCATttatacaaaaagacagaaaatgtgtaAAGGAACTATTTCTGCTTTATCAATCAGCAATGTTGTTCATGGGAAACATTCTTAAGGTAGATTTTTATATTCagctatttgttttatttaaccaGTCAGAACAGTAATATGATTTCAGCTGAATTTTATTGCAGACCATCTCCCACTGGTCATTTCCCAACATCCCCACTAGTTAGCTCTTCTCATCACACACTTGCATGTGATTCCTCCAAGACACATGAAGACACTGCACTTTTCCATCTTCTG
This genomic window from Tachysurus fulvidraco isolate hzauxx_2018 chromosome 18, HZAU_PFXX_2.0, whole genome shotgun sequence contains:
- the LOC113658473 gene encoding uncharacterized protein LOC113658473 isoform X2 codes for the protein MKNFFTFITFYLISGSVHCFDVISYPGGRVIIYFINPPIKSSVHFCKFIANTECKDLLTAQISELNNLIHKDRIALFYTGGIITLIYINLSLQDTGMYQFGDLNWNHNINLTVNSDPCCSGTKAVTGHLGQNLMISCFYPVEFETNPKSFYRLDGFSGSELIRTSGTEQHQDGRFSISDDRKNKVVSVNITNLRKDDGGLYSCAVTEDMRLFSYQSFFTVIQLQVTEVTKDPTENPDVTSDTSESGSTFIIIIIIIITVCVFVTLLLIGGFVLGYKLRHKTQDSAPLSQRTETNNTAADYENDLLQIQNNMMSPVYQSLIPNTNQSDSVYQSLTASTNQSGSVYQSLTPSTNQSGSVYQSLTPSTNQSGSVYQSLEGNTTNKIQSPRF
- the LOC113658473 gene encoding CMRF35-like molecule 8 isoform X3 — encoded protein: MKNFFTFITFYLISGSVHCFDVISYPGGRVIIYFINPPIKSSVHFCKFIANTECKDLLTAQISELNNLIHKDRIALFYTGGIITLIYINLSLQDTGMYQFGDLNWNHNINLTVNSDPCCSGTKAVTGHLGQNLMISCFYPVEFETNPKSFYRLDGFSGSELIRTSGTEQHQDGRFSISDDRKNKVVSVNITNLRKDDGGLYSCAVTEDMRLFSYQSFFTVIQLQVTEVTKDPTENPDVTSDTSESGGSTFIIIIIIIITVCVFVTLLLIGGFVLGYKLRHKTQGC
- the LOC113658473 gene encoding uncharacterized protein LOC113658473 isoform X1 — its product is MKNFFTFITFYLISGSVHCFDVISYPGGRVIIYFINPPIKSSVHFCKFIANTECKDLLTAQISELNNLIHKDRIALFYTGGIITLIYINLSLQDTGMYQFGDLNWNHNINLTVNSDPCCSGTKAVTGHLGQNLMISCFYPVEFETNPKSFYRLDGFSGSELIRTSGTEQHQDGRFSISDDRKNKVVSVNITNLRKDDGGLYSCAVTEDMRLFSYQSFFTVIQLQVTEVTKDPTENPDVTSDTSESGGSTFIIIIIIIITVCVFVTLLLIGGFVLGYKLRHKTQDSAPLSQRTETNNTAADYENDLLQIQNNMMSPVYQSLIPNTNQSDSVYQSLTASTNQSGSVYQSLTPSTNQSGSVYQSLTPSTNQSGSVYQSLEGNTTNKIQSPRF